The Lepeophtheirus salmonis chromosome 1, UVic_Lsal_1.4, whole genome shotgun sequence genome has a segment encoding these proteins:
- the LOC121114839 gene encoding general transcription factor II-I repeat domain-containing protein 2-like → MLKSVSDVSLSRFTIVRRVEDMGSDIAYQLKVKLSNIEYYLLELDESTDIRDTAQLAVFIRAVVKDFNVAEELLHLNPLKGTTRGVDIFEGVQASLQKMGIEDFRKWVSLCTDGASSMIGCQNGLIAKVREFKPDVIAVHCIIHQEILSAKLINMDHVNSVPVYIVNYILSRGLHHREFQEFLRHLESQSEDVIYFIEVRWLSRTSTMQRFWLLFNVIIMSLKLKQKEAQELCDPLWRMDLALLNDISQKLSELNVKLKVQNKLVHYLSKHLRTFERDLQLY, encoded by the coding sequence ATGCTAAAAAGTGTTTCAGATGTATCTCTTTCACGCTTCACTATAGTCAGACGAGTAGAAGATATGGGCTCAGACATAGCATATCAATTAAAGGTGAAGCTAAGTAATATTGAATACTATTTACTTGAATTAGATGAGAGTACAGATATCAGAGACACAGCACAGCTGGCTGTATTTATTCGAGCTGTAGTTAAGGATTTCAATGTAGCTGAAGAACTGCTTCACTTGAACCCGTTGAAAGGCACTACAAGAGGTGTAGATATATTTGAAGGTGTTCAAGCATCACTACAGAAAATGGGAATTGAGGACTTCAGGAAATGGGTATCACTATGTACAGATGGTGCATCATCTATGATTGGTTGTCAGAATGGCCTCATTGCCAAAGTACGTGAGTTCAAGCCAGATGTTATTGCAGTTCATTGCATCATACACCAGGAGATACTGAGCGCTAAACTTATCAATATGGATCATGTCAACTCCGTTCCAGTATACATAGTAAACTACATACTCTCACGAGGACTACACCACAGAGAGTTTCAGGAGTTTTTGAGGCACCTTGAGAGCCAGTCTGAggatgttatttatttcatagagGTTCGCTGGCTTAGCAGAACTTCAACAATGCAACGTTTCTGGTTATTATTTAATGTGATCATTATGTCCCTGAAGCTGAAACAAAAAGAGGCACAAGAACTGTGTGATCCTCTCTGGCGAATGGATCTCGCGTTGTTAAATGATATCTCTCAAAAATTATCTGAGCTCAATGTCAAGCTTAAAGTACAAAACAAGTTGGTACATTATTTGTCTAAGCACCTCCGAACATTTGAAAGAGATCTTCagctctattaa